From Oryza brachyantha chromosome 9, ObraRS2, whole genome shotgun sequence, a single genomic window includes:
- the LOC102710811 gene encoding uncharacterized protein LOC102710811 yields the protein MEQEDGRRKREAAAAGTAAGEGQVVVLECVAGSSKAEEWGGGAGVVQEGDVVEAVRVGRGSGAAVLEAPFKGGRAALQKAMHSAFKRGDTSVEVRVRGGRELQACVLPHPGGGGAPAGGGGGGGGKKQYVLRSLHDPNYVLGFVDRLESECLLLQGTRSTRVASALSRAQLQDGYVAYPWEKKMRDSLRMPNSSSYLSMLVLPKAVDLNSCRYESFEDTLARANAWLYSSQVSGVPIEFMNVQSEALLTKISGETASATVNSGSLSDLSNVTNATLYGFEDYHGVDIGVVKAARLWYCSIAGEMPLEIPLEEGDTRLGFAISRTEEGFIFISSVVDNDKDNEAPSTRSGLRDLFNQAKEASKLLVISRVSNEKVLPWMIASSGAIRCFDTISLSQKLSLHRLAVRPIQLHLLMWEKPSDHVERIIRSPKLPPQSELPQVPWNLIESLEPGVDAEEDYVGDLSFRLDDLSVGSSWV from the exons ATGGAGCAGGAGgacgggaggaggaagagggaggcggctgcggcggggacggcggcgggggaggggcaggtggtggtgctggAGTGCGTGGCGGGGAGCTCCAAGGCGGAGGAGTGGGGCGGCGGAGCGGGCGTGGTGCAGGAGGGGGACGTGGTGGAGGCGGTCCGGGTGGGGCGGGgctccggcgcggcggtgctggAGGCGCCGTTCAAGGGCGGGCGGGCCGCGCTGCAGAAGGCGATGCACTCGGCGTTCAAGCGCGGGGACACCTCCGTCGAGGTGCGCGTCCGGGGAGGAAGGGAGCTGCAGGCCTGCGTCTTGCCGCAccccggcgggggcggcgcccccgccggcggcggaggcggaggaggggggaaGAAGCAGTACGTGCTGCGGTCCCTGCACGACCCCAACTACGTGCTCGGCTTCGTCGATCGTCTCGAGAGCGAGTGCCTCTTGTTGCAAG GCACGAGGAGCACAAGAGTTGCATCAGCCCTGAGCAGGGCACAACTCCAGGATGGTTACGTTGCATACCCATGGGAGAAGAAGATGCGTGACTCATTGCGCATGCCCAACTCCAGCAGCTACCTCTCGATGCTCGTCCTCCCCAAAGCTGTGGACTTGAATTCATGTCGATATGAGTCCTTTGAGGACACCCTAGCCCGTGCCAACGCATGGCTATACTCCTCGCAGGTCTCAGGAGTCCCCATCGAGTTCATGAATGTGCAGAGTGAGGCTCTTCTCACCAAG ATATCTGGAGAGACAGCTTCTGCCACTGTCAACTCAGGTTCATTGTCTGATTTGTCGAATGTCACGAATGCGACCCTCTATGGTTTTGAGGATTACCATGGTGTGGACATTGGGGTGGTGAAGGCAGCCCGGCTTTGGTACTGCTCCATAGCAGGAGAAATGCCGCTGGAGATTCCACTTGAAGAAGGTGACACGAGACTAGGATTTGCCATCAGCCGTACAGAAGAG GGTTTTATCTTCATATCTTCAGTGGTTGACAATGACAAGGACAATGAGGCACCATCGACGCGGTCAGGGCTCCGTGATCTGTTTAACCAGGCAAAAGAGGCATCAAAACTGCTAGTCATCTCAAGGGTGTCCAACGAGAAGGTCCTCCCCTGGATGATCGCCAGCTCTGGAGCGATCCGTTGCTTCGACACCATCTCCCTCAGCCAAAAGCTTTCCTTGCACCGCCTTGCGGTGCGCCCCATCCAGCTCCACCTGCTCATGTGGGAGAAGCCTAGTGATCATGTAGAAAGAATTATTCGCTCTCCGAAACTTCCCCCACAATCTGAGCTACCTCAAGTACCCTGGAACCTAATTGAGAGCCTTGAGCCTGGAGTAGACGCTGAAGAGGACTATGTGGGGGATTTGTCATTTCGGCTTGATGATCTTTCTGTGGGGAGCAGCTGGGTGTGA
- the LOC102710523 gene encoding IRK-interacting protein, giving the protein MAMAAEAFGAAGPAPRTPPVTATRQDVQAAIAKAVELRALHAALLQRGGPNGGGGGASASRSPAIIRLPPVASPALSRTAAAGAAATVDEDYPVFTPAYEEEQMAGESYICQDNRSRSENWSGIALDRGGGGDDDAAFSDYDNLNVFSSANSEVRFPSSTDHHRRHKVHPAFLHSAPSAERFLASAGRATGTGDLKAPATCGRAFRPATIGRDHGIDVGALKFLSGSRVPPLSSNHAAAAAASASQPRPKHRGAQILSWLFPRTKKKAKPEMMSPNAIERENMSQLLKEWGLLSLDSLRRELADANAHRDAALQEAAEMRSSLGELTTKLVGLESYCSELKKALRQATSSSSNTQLSRRSTRSIGASRELPGPVSHEAMVEGFLQIASEARLSVKQFCKALIQQVEEEPDNGLADKLNLLLQPYQLMITDKHCSKLVLYHLEALMNQAMYQDFENCTFQKNGSPRWLDPKQDSQENFSSFVALRNLSWNEVLRKGTKYYSEDFSRFCDQKMSCILSTLKNWSRPWPEQLLQCFFVATKCVWLLHLLAFSFTPALTIMRVEESRVFDQMYMEDILPDKQQLHNPCQVKIMVMPGFYVQDRVLKCRVLTTP; this is encoded by the exons atggccatggccgccgAGGCGTTCGGCGCCGCGGGGCCGGCGCCGAGGACGCCGCCCGTGACGGCCACGCGGCAGGACGTGCAGGCCGCCATTGCCAAGGCCGTCGAGCTGCGGGCGCTCCACGCGGCCCTCCTGCAGCGCGGCGGGCCCaatggtggcggtggcggcgccagcGCCAGCCGCAGCCCGGCCATCATCcggctcccgccggtcgcgtCCCCGGCGCTCtccaggacggcggcggcgggggcggcggccaccgtGGATGAGGACTACCCGGTGTTTACTCCG GCTTACGAAGAGGAGCAAATGGCCGGAGAGAGCTACATTTGCCAGGACAACCGGAGCCGATCGGAGAACTGGAGCGGCATCGCCTtggaccgcggcggcggcggcgatgacgacgcGGCCTTCTCCGACTACGACAACCTCAACGTCTTCTCTTCTGCGAACAGTGAGGTCCGCTTCCCGTCGTCCACCGACCACCACCGGAGACACAAGGTCCACCCGGCGTTCTTGcactccgcgccgtcggccgaaCGTTTCCTCGCGTCCGCCGGGAGGGCGACCGGCACGGGGGACCTCaaggcgccggcgacgtgcggcCGCGCGTTCCGGCCCGCGACGATCGGCAGGGACCACGGGATCGACGTCGGAGCCCTCAAGTTCCTCAGCGGCAGCAGGGTGCCGCCGCTCTCCTCCAaccacgccgcggcggcggctgcgtcgGCGTCGCAGCCCCGGCCGAAGCACAGAGGGGCGCAGATCCTCTCGTGGCTGTTCCCGAGgacgaagaagaaggcgaAGCCGGAGATGATGTCGCCGAACGCCATCGAGCGCGAGAACATGTCGCAGCTGCTCAAGGAGTGGGGCTTGCTGTCGCTCGACTCCCTCCGGCGAGAGCTCGCCGACGCCAACGCGCACCGCGACGCCGCGCTGCAGGAAGCCGCCGAGATGAGGTCGTCACTGGGAGAGCTGACCACCAAGCTCGTCGGCCTCGAATCCTACTGCTCGGAGCTCAAGAAGGCACTGAGGCAAGCGACGAGCTCGAGCAGCAACACGCAGTTGTCAAGGAGATCAACCAGATCGATCGGAGCTAGCCGAGAGCTCCCGGGCCCGGTCAGCCATGAAGCAATGGTGGAAGGGTTCTTGCAGATTGCGTCCGAGGCGCGGCTCTCGGTGAAGCAATTCTGCAAGGCATTGATCCAGCAGGTCGAGGAAGAACCTGACAATGGCCTTGCAGACAAGCTGAACCTTCTTCTCCAACCTTACCAGCTGATGATCACCGACAAGCATTGCTCCAAGCTTGTGCTCTATCATCTCGAAGCTCTAATGAACCAGGCTATGTACCAGGACTTCGAGAACTGCACGTTCCAGAAGAACGGGTCACCGAGGTGGCTCGATCCGAAGCAGGACTCCCAGGAGAACTTCTCCTCCTTCGTCGCGCTGCGCAACCTGAGCTGGAACGAGGTGCTGAGGAAGGGGACAAAGTACTACAGCGAGGACTTCAGCCGGTTCTGTGACCAGAAGATGAGCTGCATTCTATCCACTCTGAAGAACTGGTCCCGGCCATGGCcggagcagctgctgcagtGCTTCTTCGTCGCCACAAAGTGCGTCTGGCTGCTCCACCTGCTCGCCTTCTCCTTCACCCCCGCGCTGACGATCATGCGGGTCGAAGAGAGCCGCGTGTTTGATCAGATGTACATGGAGGACATCCTTCCTGACAAGCAGCAGCTGCACAATCCCTGTCAGGTAAAGATCATGGTAATGCCAGGGTTCTATGTCCAAGATCGAGTGCTGAAGTGCAGAGTCCTCACAACTCCATAA
- the LOC102705376 gene encoding lysine-specific demethylase JMJ30-like, with protein MAGGEPPEAEAGAGRRAALLREITEEGGFAFVASAEKAAGGDLRAAEAAREMAWEQLHSGPWSEVGAAWRDAYALACLHVARLRLEVAADRRAALRALDMGLIMGGNLLRADLEAAIARIAAEAGDGGDAEAVDEEGRRWREGLDRNRDIADALNILPLKSLSYKKVERRSCISLEEFICDYFLRESPVIISGSIDHWPARTKWKDIQYLKKIAGDRTVPVEVGKNYVCSEWKQELITFSQFLERMWSTGCHSNLTYLAQHPLFEQIKELHEDIMVPDYCYAGGGELQSLNAWFGPHGTVTPLHHDPHHNILAQVLGRKYIRLYPASISEDLYPHTETMLSNTSQVDLDHIDLKEFPKVENLDFMDCILEEGDLLYIPPKWWHYVKSLSISFSVSFWWRAAVLPSKGS; from the exons atggccggcggcgagccgccggaggcggaggcgggggcggggcggcgggcggcgctgcTGCGGGAGATTACGGAGGAGGGCGGGTTCGCGTTCGTGGCGTCggcggagaaggcggcgggcggggacctgcgggcggcggaggcggcgcgggagaTGGCGTGGGAGCAGCTCCACTCGGGCCCCTGGAGCGAGGTGGGCGCCGCGTGGAGGGACGCCTACGCGCTCGCCTGCCTCCACGTCGCGCGCCTGCGGCTGGAGGtggccgccgaccgccgcgccgcgctgcgcGCGCTCGACATGGGGCTCATCATGGGGGGCaacctcctccgcgccgacctGGAGGCCGCGATAGCGCGCATCGCCGCGGaagcgggcgacggcggggacgCGGAGGCCGTCGATGAGGAAGGCCGGAGGTGGAGGGAGGGGCTCGACAGGAATCGAGACATCGCCGAT GCACTGAACATTCTTCCGCTGAAGTCTTTATCTTATAAGAAGGTTGAGAGGCGATCATGCATTTCTTTGGAGGAGTTTATATGTGATTACTTTTTGCGGGAATCCCCTGTTATAATCAGTGGCAGCATTGATCATTGGCCTGCTAGGACAAAGTGGAAGGACATCCAATACCTGAAGAAAATAGCTGGAGATCGAACTGTTCCTGTTGAA GTTGGAAAAAATTATGTGTGCAGTGAGTGGAAGCAGGAACTAATCACTTTTTCGCAGTTCCTTGAGAGGATGTGGTCAACTGGCTGTCATTCCAATTTGACATATCTAGCTCAGCATCCCTTGTTTGAACAG ATAAAAGAGCTTCATGAAGATATAATGGTTCCTGACTACTGTTATGCTGGTGGAGGAGAGCTTCAATCACTTAATGCGTGGTTCGGTCCACATGGGACTGTGACACCATTGCACCATGATCCACATCACAACATTTTAGCTCAG GTATTGGGAAGAAAGTATATTAGACTATATCCTGCTTCCATATCTGAGGACTTGTACCCACACACAGAAACTATGCTAAGTAACACCAGTCAG GTAGATCTTGACCACATTGATCTGAAGGAGTTCCCAAAGGTAGAAAATCTTGATTTCATGGACTGTATATTGGAGGAGGGTGACCTGCTCTACATTCCACCAAAATGGTGGCATTACGTGAAATCTCTTTCTATTAGTTTCTCCGTTAGCTTTTGGTGGCGTGCAGCTGTTCTACCTTCAAAGGGTTCATAG